Proteins encoded in a region of the Ruegeria sp. AD91A genome:
- a CDS encoding MarC family protein translates to MDSTLAVGFFGALFAIMNPVTNLPVFLSVTQDLPAADQRKIAVKTVIYCLILGGAFALVGSQALGLFGISVNHLRVAGGLVVMMIGLNMLNGNESTSHHGTKGEKEAYPEPDTVAFYPLAFPILVGPGTITTLILYAHQVKTPVEAFVYAGVFLTIVGLLLITFWNAAWLAERLSSNARVIMSRFMGMILAAIAVSMIADGLKALLPGLA, encoded by the coding sequence ATGGATTCCACGCTTGCTGTCGGTTTTTTCGGCGCATTGTTTGCGATCATGAACCCGGTTACCAACCTGCCGGTGTTTCTGAGCGTCACTCAGGACCTGCCTGCCGCCGACCAGCGCAAGATTGCGGTGAAGACGGTGATCTATTGCCTGATCCTTGGTGGTGCCTTTGCGCTGGTTGGAAGTCAAGCACTTGGCCTTTTTGGCATCAGCGTCAATCACCTGCGCGTCGCCGGAGGCCTGGTCGTCATGATGATCGGCCTCAACATGCTGAACGGAAACGAAAGCACCTCTCACCACGGAACGAAGGGAGAGAAGGAGGCTTACCCCGAACCAGACACTGTGGCCTTTTACCCGCTGGCCTTTCCTATCCTGGTGGGCCCCGGCACGATAACCACCCTGATCCTGTATGCACATCAGGTCAAAACTCCGGTCGAAGCCTTTGTTTATGCAGGAGTATTCCTCACCATAGTTGGCCTGCTTCTGATCACGTTCTGGAACGCCGCGTGGCTGGCTGAACGATTGTCCAGCAACGCGCGCGTGATCATGAGCCGCTTCATGGGCATGATCCTTGCCGCCATTGCCGTCAGCATGATCGCAGACGGACTCAAAGCACTTTTGCCCGGACTGGCCTGA
- the gltS gene encoding sodium/glutamate symporter: MADAVLIPDFITATLGFAVYLLGARINSKVAVLRQFNIPEPVTGGLLASLVVLLLYLVANVELSFELQTRDALLVLFFAGIGLNARLSDLIAGGKPLVILLILTLVTIVAQNVIGAAGASLFGYPVQAGVLFGSAALIGGHGTAIAWAPEVAGATGLDGATELGVAVATLGLVLAALVGGPIARLLVETRGLSPDRPDEEHTVGLPEETTVATDIDHMTIMRVLLHLNLAIILGYALGEAISAAGLKLPLFVPCLIMGIVISNVRAAIAPSAPPVARTPSLALLSEFALGAFLAMSLMSLQLWTIAELGMAIAVIMSAQTLFTVVFVIWVLFPLMGSNYRGAVLAAGFGGFALGATPTAIANMTAVTKRYGPSPIAFIVLPLVSAFFVDIANAIVIQTIVNF, encoded by the coding sequence ATGGCCGACGCCGTTTTGATCCCGGACTTCATTACTGCAACTCTGGGATTTGCGGTGTATTTGTTAGGTGCCCGGATTAACAGCAAAGTCGCGGTTCTAAGACAGTTCAACATTCCTGAACCGGTCACAGGCGGCCTTTTGGCCTCGCTCGTGGTCTTGCTTCTCTATCTCGTTGCCAATGTTGAGCTGTCATTCGAGTTGCAGACCAGGGACGCTCTGCTGGTTCTGTTCTTTGCCGGAATCGGATTGAACGCGCGGCTTTCTGACTTGATTGCCGGTGGTAAGCCTCTGGTGATCCTGCTGATTTTGACGCTTGTTACGATCGTTGCGCAGAACGTTATAGGCGCGGCGGGGGCTTCCTTGTTTGGCTATCCGGTGCAAGCTGGCGTTCTGTTCGGTTCGGCCGCATTGATTGGTGGACACGGAACCGCAATCGCATGGGCACCCGAAGTGGCCGGCGCAACGGGTCTGGACGGTGCAACCGAACTTGGCGTTGCTGTGGCAACGCTTGGTCTGGTGCTTGCAGCGCTGGTGGGTGGCCCCATCGCCCGTCTTCTGGTGGAAACACGAGGCCTGTCGCCGGACCGCCCTGACGAAGAACATACGGTCGGACTGCCGGAAGAAACGACCGTGGCCACCGATATTGACCACATGACCATTATGCGCGTGCTGCTGCATCTGAACCTTGCGATTATTCTGGGCTATGCGCTGGGCGAGGCGATTTCGGCAGCGGGGCTGAAACTGCCGCTGTTTGTGCCCTGTCTGATCATGGGCATCGTGATCTCCAATGTCCGAGCGGCCATCGCTCCGTCGGCGCCGCCGGTTGCGCGTACACCGTCACTGGCATTGCTGTCTGAATTCGCTCTTGGTGCTTTTCTGGCAATGTCATTGATGAGCCTGCAGTTGTGGACCATCGCGGAATTGGGCATGGCAATTGCCGTGATCATGTCGGCGCAAACTCTGTTCACGGTCGTTTTCGTGATTTGGGTTCTGTTTCCCTTGATGGGCTCGAACTATCGGGGGGCGGTGCTGGCAGCGGGCTTCGGGGGATTTGCCTTGGGCGCCACACCCACGGCGATTGCAAATATGACCGCGGTAACCAAGCGATATGGGCCTTCGCCTATTGCCTTTATCGTGCTGCCCCTTGTATCCGCCTTCTTTGTGGATATCGCAAATGCCATCGTCATTCAGACGATCGTAAATTTCTAA
- a CDS encoding DUF6446 family protein, translating into MTGKLLSIVLLLSALVAGAGMYYLQIYGFYYEVEAQPGQDVVLMTEEGDTPVPIPYSEFQAIDADSSPIRYRGCFETDLKPDQMAGFIPVENPEPLTAPGWFDCYDAVSLGDALKSGQAQAFLGVKNIHFGVDRIVAVAKDGKGYVWHALNNCGEKAYDGTVVGEECPKQPDN; encoded by the coding sequence ATGACGGGAAAACTGCTGTCAATTGTCCTGTTGCTGTCGGCCCTGGTCGCCGGGGCCGGAATGTATTATTTGCAGATCTACGGTTTCTACTATGAGGTCGAAGCGCAACCCGGTCAGGACGTGGTCCTGATGACGGAAGAAGGCGATACGCCGGTCCCGATCCCCTATTCAGAGTTTCAGGCGATCGACGCAGACAGTTCTCCGATCCGCTACCGCGGCTGTTTTGAAACGGATCTAAAACCGGATCAGATGGCCGGATTTATTCCTGTCGAAAACCCCGAACCATTGACCGCGCCGGGTTGGTTTGACTGTTACGACGCCGTGTCGCTAGGCGATGCGCTGAAATCAGGTCAGGCTCAGGCGTTCTTGGGTGTGAAAAACATCCATTTCGGCGTCGACCGAATTGTGGCGGTTGCCAAGGACGGCAAGGGGTATGTCTGGCACGCGTTGAACAATTGCGGTGAAAAAGCCTATGACGGTACGGTAGTGGGTGAGGAGTGCCCAAAACAGCCTGATAACTGA